A region from the Mycolicibacterium litorale genome encodes:
- a CDS encoding flavin reductase family protein codes for MTAVEGQFDQALLRQAFGCFPSGVTAFCGLVDGVAEGMAASSFTSVSLDPPLVSVCVANTSTTWPKLAQLDRLGLSVLAGDHGPIARSLSAKTGDRFAEVQWEATDTGAVFVHGSTLWLECAPYKRVEAGDHEIVVLQIMALAIYPDVAPMVFHRSGFHGLAAAT; via the coding sequence ATCACCGCGGTCGAGGGTCAGTTCGATCAGGCCCTGCTGCGGCAGGCGTTCGGTTGCTTCCCCAGCGGCGTGACGGCGTTCTGCGGTCTGGTCGACGGTGTCGCCGAGGGGATGGCGGCGAGTTCCTTCACCTCGGTGTCGCTCGATCCGCCGCTGGTGTCGGTGTGCGTCGCCAACACGTCCACGACCTGGCCGAAGCTCGCGCAGCTCGACCGACTCGGGTTGTCGGTGCTGGCGGGCGACCACGGGCCCATCGCGCGCTCGTTGTCGGCCAAGACCGGTGACCGGTTCGCCGAGGTGCAGTGGGAGGCGACCGACACCGGTGCGGTGTTCGTGCACGGCTCGACGCTGTGGCTCGAGTGCGCGCCCTACAAGCGGGTCGAGGCCGGTGACCACGAGATCGTCGTCCTGCAGATCATGGCGTTGGCGATCTACCCCGACGTCGCCCCGATGGTGTTCCACCGCAGCGGGTTCCACGGTCTGGCCGCCGCAACCTGA
- a CDS encoding ABC transporter permease produces the protein MLTVLPRRLLGAIPVLFVLVLAVFILQQVAPVDPVAAVVGAKASPEVYAAARHELGYDRPLIVQFWNYLVNALQGDLGQSSLTRTPVLSDITTFLPVTLELLLVAMIFTVVIGALLGLATAQGWRGSGVLRVVMVSGASVPVFLACLLGMLVFYRYLNILPVTGETSYDDAPTGPTHFLLLDSLLAGRPDVFADGLYHLILPAFCLALTPAVAVGRVLRSSLETTMRADHTRTVRAKGLSEKRILFMHTARNSLGPVLALVGLQIAVMVGNCILVELIFARPGIGFYIARAIDKADFNAIAGVTLVIGLLYVMTNIVVDALQSLADPRVAL, from the coding sequence ATGCTGACCGTCCTGCCCCGGCGCCTGCTCGGTGCGATTCCCGTGCTCTTCGTGCTTGTGCTCGCGGTTTTCATCCTGCAGCAGGTGGCGCCGGTCGATCCGGTGGCGGCCGTCGTCGGCGCGAAGGCCTCCCCCGAGGTGTACGCCGCCGCCCGACACGAACTCGGCTACGACCGTCCGCTGATCGTGCAGTTCTGGAATTATCTCGTCAACGCGCTGCAGGGCGATCTCGGCCAGTCGAGCCTCACCCGCACGCCCGTGCTCTCCGACATCACCACGTTCCTGCCGGTCACCCTGGAACTGCTTCTGGTGGCGATGATCTTCACCGTCGTCATCGGAGCGCTGCTCGGTCTGGCGACCGCGCAGGGCTGGCGCGGGTCCGGTGTCCTGCGCGTGGTGATGGTCTCCGGTGCGTCGGTTCCCGTGTTCCTCGCCTGCCTGCTGGGCATGCTGGTGTTCTACCGCTACCTGAACATCCTGCCGGTGACGGGGGAGACGTCGTATGACGACGCGCCCACGGGTCCAACGCACTTCCTGCTCCTCGACAGTCTGCTCGCCGGTCGGCCGGACGTCTTCGCCGACGGGCTCTACCACCTGATCCTCCCGGCGTTCTGCCTGGCGCTGACACCCGCGGTGGCGGTGGGACGCGTCCTGCGCAGCAGCCTGGAGACGACGATGCGCGCCGACCACACCCGCACCGTCCGCGCGAAGGGCCTCAGCGAGAAGCGGATCCTGTTCATGCACACCGCCCGCAATTCACTGGGGCCCGTGCTCGCGCTGGTGGGGCTGCAGATCGCGGTGATGGTCGGCAACTGCATCCTGGTCGAGTTGATCTTTGCGCGCCCGGGTATCGGGTTCTACATCGCCAGGGCGATCGACAAGGCGGACTTCAACGCGATCGCCGGTGTGACACTGGTGATCGGGTTGCTGTACGTGATGACCAACATCGTGGTCGACGCGTTGCAGTCGCTCGCCGATCCGAGGGTCGCGCTCTGA
- a CDS encoding ABC transporter permease, which translates to MAVAEYYVPTGLVRYRGRLGLATRQYFQGTPVAGYIAFGALAVLFLVTIFARQIAPFDPLLAVGKPMSAPSGANLLGTDTVGRDVLSRVLCGMQTSWFGALAVVAFSVVFGGLVGLVAGASGGWVDTVLMRITDAFLALPGPILALAVVAALGRSYTHTLIGVAIVWWPLYARIVRSEVRKLRASPHMEAARVGGVSRRRQLRRHLLPGAVPVTIVTASLDVAALVLMLASLSFLGLGAPQPAPELGSMSAQGVTYIFSAWWIPIMPAAAVALIAIVANFAGDALRDRIRDR; encoded by the coding sequence ATGGCGGTTGCGGAGTATTACGTACCCACCGGGCTGGTCCGGTACCGGGGACGGCTGGGGCTGGCGACCCGGCAGTACTTCCAGGGCACGCCGGTGGCCGGCTACATCGCCTTCGGTGCGCTGGCGGTGCTGTTCCTGGTGACCATTTTCGCCAGGCAGATCGCACCGTTCGACCCGCTGCTGGCCGTCGGCAAACCGATGTCCGCACCCAGCGGCGCAAACCTGCTCGGCACGGACACGGTGGGTCGTGACGTCCTCAGCAGGGTGCTGTGCGGTATGCAGACGAGCTGGTTCGGTGCGCTTGCGGTGGTCGCCTTCTCGGTCGTGTTCGGTGGGCTCGTCGGATTGGTCGCCGGGGCCAGCGGCGGCTGGGTCGACACCGTGCTGATGCGGATCACCGATGCGTTCCTGGCGCTGCCCGGCCCGATCCTGGCGCTCGCCGTAGTGGCCGCCCTCGGCCGGTCGTACACGCACACGCTGATCGGCGTCGCCATCGTCTGGTGGCCGCTCTACGCCAGGATCGTGCGGTCAGAAGTCCGCAAACTGCGGGCCTCCCCGCACATGGAGGCCGCTCGGGTCGGCGGGGTGAGTCGTCGACGCCAACTGCGCCGACACCTATTGCCCGGCGCGGTTCCCGTGACGATCGTGACGGCGAGCCTCGACGTCGCGGCACTCGTGCTGATGCTGGCGAGCCTGTCGTTCCTGGGCCTGGGCGCCCCGCAGCCGGCGCCCGAACTGGGGTCGATGAGCGCTCAGGGTGTCACCTACATCTTCAGCGCGTGGTGGATCCCGATCATGCCGGCCGCGGCGGTGGCGCTGATCGCGATCGTCGCCAACTTCGCCGGCGACGCGCTGCGCGACCGCATCCGGGACCGCTGA
- a CDS encoding MFS transporter gives MTRWSGLFLGTYLVTELGAHPIANQSVGVAMFAPMLLGTFVAGCLRRGLDTRKLVLLTEIALLPVSVAMALLVGSGAVQTWMVYPFELAYGVGGMVNMTAQRELLLRVGGEARATKVLNAEVTGMASAMMAGPLLGGVSIGAFGLGASFGVLAVLLAGSVPLLWLSTRHLSAPPDMVAMAAPQANWQLLRRSRALTVTLLVTVICNLCYFAFIPLVPVIAEHLGAGASMTGVIGSTAGMVQLAVATLLVLRPLRRPLAAYAVGVALCLAGLCVLAATPLLSVALLALGLAGVGQGLFSSTQATLPVASVAAHDRAAAFGLLTTTIGVALPTGMVVLGVTSSLLGPQRAMLATGLAGLAALGATIVLNRRLLGPPAAAVPSSGAVGVGGEGHSVAAQP, from the coding sequence GTGACCCGGTGGAGCGGGCTGTTCCTCGGCACCTACCTCGTGACGGAGCTGGGCGCACATCCGATCGCCAACCAGTCCGTCGGGGTGGCGATGTTCGCACCGATGCTGTTGGGTACCTTCGTCGCGGGGTGCCTGCGCCGCGGTCTCGACACCCGGAAGCTGGTGCTGCTCACCGAGATCGCGCTGTTGCCGGTATCGGTGGCGATGGCTCTGCTCGTCGGGTCGGGCGCCGTGCAGACGTGGATGGTGTATCCGTTCGAGCTGGCCTACGGGGTCGGCGGCATGGTCAACATGACCGCGCAGCGTGAGCTGCTGTTGCGGGTCGGCGGTGAAGCGCGTGCCACGAAGGTCCTCAACGCCGAGGTGACCGGGATGGCGAGCGCGATGATGGCAGGTCCACTGTTGGGTGGCGTCAGCATCGGGGCCTTCGGGCTGGGCGCCTCGTTCGGTGTGCTGGCGGTACTGCTGGCGGGGTCGGTACCGTTGTTGTGGCTGTCTACGCGTCATCTGTCCGCGCCACCCGACATGGTGGCCATGGCTGCGCCGCAGGCGAATTGGCAATTGTTGCGCCGCTCGCGGGCGCTGACGGTCACGCTGCTGGTGACGGTGATCTGCAACCTCTGCTACTTCGCGTTCATCCCGCTCGTGCCGGTGATCGCCGAGCATCTCGGTGCCGGCGCCTCGATGACCGGCGTGATCGGCTCGACGGCCGGCATGGTGCAGCTCGCGGTGGCCACGTTGTTGGTGCTGCGGCCGTTGCGCCGGCCACTGGCCGCGTACGCCGTCGGCGTGGCGCTGTGCCTGGCCGGTCTCTGCGTGCTGGCCGCCACGCCGTTGCTGTCCGTCGCGCTGCTCGCCCTCGGGCTGGCCGGCGTGGGTCAGGGGTTGTTCAGCTCGACGCAGGCCACCCTGCCGGTGGCCTCCGTCGCCGCCCATGACCGGGCCGCCGCGTTCGGGCTGCTCACCACCACCATCGGGGTGGCGCTGCCGACGGGCATGGTGGTCCTCGGCGTCACCTCCAGCCTGCTGGGACCGCAACGGGCGATGCTGGCGACCGGCCTGGCCGGGCTGGCCGCACTCGGCGCCACCATCGTGCTCAACCGCCGACTGCTGGGGCCACCAGCGGCGGCGGTTCCGTCAAGCGGTGCGGTAGGCGTTGGCGGAGAAGGCCACTCGGTCGCCGCGCAGCCGTAG
- a CDS encoding NtaA/DmoA family FMN-dependent monooxygenase (This protein belongs to a clade of FMN-dependent monooxygenases, within a broader family of flavin-dependent oxidoreductases, the luciferase-like monooxygenase (LMM) family, some of whose members use coenzyme F420 rather than FMN.): MTKKFHLGWFMNFIPPEWDTPRASPDVARWPNGQFYVDMARSMERACFDFIMIEDTVMVADAYGRSMEGALKNSVFAPKHDPVPLAVKIASHTSHLGVVATMSTSFYPPYLLARLASTVDSLSEGRFGWNIVSSAEDRAAQNFGLDALPEHDERYNVADEYFDVVTQLWDSWDADAVVMDRETHTYADYRKVRTIDFVGKYFKSRGPLNTVPSPQHRPTILQAGASPRGRAFAARAADAIVAVGTGTAGMKAYRDDIRARAAAEGRNPDDIKLMFCVSPVVAPTEAEARAEVERLVSTDSYIEKQLVGISSNTEIDFKQFDWDEPLPADLTTNGERGSLEHFMRGDGSPGPKTLRRLAIDWATTGVEFVGTPQQVASQMGEAMEEIGGDGFLIMKPGWDLNRSYIASITDGLVPELQRMGLTRTEYTGTTLRETLREF; this comes from the coding sequence GTGACGAAGAAGTTCCACCTCGGCTGGTTCATGAATTTCATTCCCCCGGAATGGGATACACCGCGAGCATCGCCGGATGTGGCGCGCTGGCCCAACGGGCAGTTCTACGTCGACATGGCGCGCAGCATGGAACGCGCCTGCTTCGACTTCATCATGATCGAGGACACCGTGATGGTGGCCGACGCCTACGGGCGCTCGATGGAGGGGGCGCTGAAGAACTCGGTGTTCGCCCCGAAACACGATCCGGTGCCGCTGGCGGTCAAGATCGCGTCCCACACCTCGCACCTCGGTGTGGTGGCGACGATGTCCACCTCGTTCTACCCGCCCTATCTGCTGGCCCGGCTGGCCTCCACCGTCGACTCCTTGTCGGAGGGCCGGTTCGGCTGGAACATCGTGTCCTCGGCCGAGGACCGCGCCGCCCAGAACTTCGGCCTCGACGCACTGCCCGAGCACGACGAACGCTACAACGTCGCCGACGAGTACTTCGACGTCGTCACTCAGCTGTGGGATTCGTGGGACGCGGACGCGGTGGTGATGGACCGAGAGACCCACACGTACGCCGACTACAGGAAGGTGCGCACCATCGACTTCGTCGGCAAGTACTTCAAGTCGCGCGGCCCGCTCAACACCGTCCCCTCGCCGCAGCACCGCCCGACGATCCTGCAGGCCGGCGCCTCGCCCCGAGGTCGCGCGTTCGCGGCACGCGCCGCCGACGCGATCGTCGCCGTCGGCACCGGAACCGCCGGGATGAAGGCCTACCGCGACGACATCCGGGCACGTGCCGCGGCGGAGGGCCGCAACCCCGACGACATCAAGTTGATGTTCTGCGTCTCACCCGTGGTGGCACCGACCGAGGCCGAGGCGCGGGCGGAGGTCGAACGCCTGGTGTCCACCGACAGCTACATCGAAAAGCAGCTCGTGGGCATCTCGTCGAACACCGAGATCGACTTCAAGCAGTTCGACTGGGACGAACCTCTGCCGGCGGACCTGACCACCAATGGTGAGCGCGGTTCGCTCGAGCACTTCATGCGCGGTGACGGCAGCCCCGGTCCGAAGACCCTGCGGCGGTTGGCCATCGACTGGGCCACCACGGGGGTCGAGTTCGTCGGCACACCGCAACAGGTCGCCAGCCAGATGGGCGAGGCGATGGAGGAGATCGGCGGTGACGGCTTCCTCATCATGAAGCCGGGCTGGGACCTCAACCGCAGCTACATCGCGTCGATCACCGACGGGTTGGTGCCCGAACTGCAGCGCATGGGCCTGACCCGCACCGAGTACACCGGCACCACCCTGCGGGAGACCTTGCGCGAGTTCTGA
- a CDS encoding NADPH-dependent FMN reductase, which produces MTVVVVGNPKPMSRTRAAAELVAEKLTGAAPEHVIDVVDLGAGLLGWGDPKVAEAKDIVKSADSLVVASPTFKATYTGLLKLFLDQFGAGELGQVTTFPLMLGGSLAHALAPELTLRPVLVEIGASCPAPSLYLIDSEYETSPELEKWLEVARRFVPQASS; this is translated from the coding sequence ATGACGGTCGTAGTCGTAGGGAATCCGAAACCGATGTCACGGACCCGCGCTGCCGCGGAACTGGTCGCCGAGAAGCTGACCGGGGCCGCGCCCGAGCACGTGATCGACGTCGTCGACCTCGGCGCCGGGCTCCTCGGATGGGGCGACCCGAAAGTGGCCGAGGCCAAGGACATCGTGAAGTCGGCCGACTCCCTGGTGGTGGCCTCCCCCACGTTCAAGGCGACCTACACCGGGCTGCTGAAGCTGTTCCTCGACCAGTTCGGCGCCGGAGAGCTCGGGCAGGTGACCACGTTCCCGCTCATGCTCGGCGGCTCGCTGGCCCACGCGCTCGCACCTGAACTGACACTGCGCCCGGTCCTCGTCGAGATCGGCGCCAGTTGCCCGGCCCCGAGCCTGTATCTCATCGACTCCGAATACGAGACGTCACCGGAGCTGGAGAAGTGGCTCGAGGTGGCGCGTCGGTTCGTCCCGCAGGCGTCGTCGTGA
- a CDS encoding dipeptide ABC transporter ATP-binding protein: MTIDDGIGLRTAPAQAAEVAPRARVRDLTVTFQRRGVPLHALRGVSLDVRPGEVLALVGESGSGKSVLGLGLLGLLGAEPAPVISGRAEVCGVDMVSASAEERRRIRKAHLGAVFQDPMTSLDPTMRVGRQITEVAGDPDEARRLLELVGVPDPVRRMKAYPHELSGGLRQRVMIAMAVAGGPDLVIADEPTTALDVTVQAQVLRLLRDLCAELGTSFIVVTHDIGVASQIADRVAVMYGGRLAEIGGMDEVLAAPSHPYTFGLLNSRLDLDLPLGRAISALPGHPPDPRAHPDGCAFSPRCPAVTPACTEVLPEPTPAGTHSGAAACIVPTAPAQSRIRLETPEFAPVSVPDDPRPVLRINGVEKRFSVRRGIGRRDSLHALRHVILDVAPGESIAVVGESGSGKSTLLRVVAGLIEPDGGTVKYTGTRPQMVFQDAGASLTPWLTVGEIVGERLLGSTNRIERGARVDAVLRQVGLPPDVTSVKASSLSGGQRQRVAFARAIIDPPRVLLCDEPTSALDASLAASVLNLLQELRRELGMAVVFVTHDLAAARFIADRIAVMYLGQIVELAPTEDLIATPEHPYTKALLAAIPSPGKEPVRLAGEPASPLAVPSGCAFHPRCRERVARCSTEVPDLLSADDTSRHLAACLLTTPQADQRLVG, encoded by the coding sequence ATGACCATCGACGACGGGATCGGCCTGCGCACGGCGCCGGCGCAGGCCGCCGAGGTAGCGCCGCGGGCGCGGGTGCGTGATCTGACCGTCACCTTCCAGCGCCGCGGGGTGCCTCTGCACGCCCTACGTGGCGTCAGCCTCGACGTCCGGCCCGGCGAGGTGCTCGCGCTGGTCGGGGAGTCCGGCTCGGGTAAGAGCGTGCTCGGGCTCGGGCTCCTCGGCCTGCTCGGCGCCGAACCGGCACCCGTCATCTCGGGGCGGGCCGAGGTGTGCGGCGTCGACATGGTCAGCGCGAGTGCCGAGGAGCGTCGCCGGATCCGGAAGGCACATCTCGGCGCGGTGTTCCAGGACCCCATGACATCGCTGGACCCCACGATGCGGGTGGGCAGGCAGATCACCGAGGTGGCGGGCGATCCCGACGAGGCGCGTCGGCTCCTGGAGCTGGTCGGCGTGCCCGACCCGGTGCGGAGGATGAAGGCCTACCCCCATGAACTCTCCGGAGGGCTGCGGCAGCGAGTGATGATCGCGATGGCGGTCGCCGGTGGGCCCGACCTGGTGATCGCCGACGAGCCGACCACCGCGCTCGATGTCACCGTGCAGGCGCAGGTGCTGCGCCTGCTGCGCGATCTGTGCGCGGAACTGGGCACCTCGTTCATCGTGGTCACCCACGACATCGGCGTGGCCTCGCAGATCGCCGACCGCGTCGCGGTGATGTACGGCGGGCGGCTCGCGGAGATCGGCGGGATGGACGAGGTGCTGGCCGCCCCTTCGCATCCGTACACGTTCGGGCTGCTGAATTCGCGGCTCGACCTCGATCTGCCGCTGGGCCGGGCGATCAGCGCCCTTCCGGGCCATCCGCCGGATCCGCGCGCCCATCCGGACGGATGCGCGTTCTCGCCGCGCTGCCCGGCGGTGACGCCCGCCTGTACGGAGGTGTTGCCCGAACCGACGCCCGCCGGCACCCACTCCGGTGCCGCCGCGTGCATCGTTCCCACCGCGCCCGCGCAGAGCCGGATCCGTTTGGAGACACCAGAATTCGCCCCTGTGAGCGTTCCCGACGACCCGCGGCCGGTGCTGCGGATCAACGGGGTCGAGAAGCGGTTCAGCGTGCGGCGGGGAATCGGACGGCGCGACAGCCTCCACGCGCTGCGTCACGTCATCCTCGACGTCGCCCCCGGTGAGTCCATCGCCGTGGTCGGTGAATCGGGTTCGGGAAAGTCGACGCTGCTGCGCGTCGTCGCCGGCCTGATCGAACCCGACGGCGGCACCGTGAAGTACACGGGGACCCGGCCTCAGATGGTCTTCCAGGACGCCGGCGCCTCACTCACGCCGTGGCTGACGGTCGGCGAGATCGTGGGTGAGCGGCTGCTCGGGTCGACGAATCGGATTGAGCGTGGTGCGCGGGTGGACGCTGTGCTGCGGCAGGTCGGATTGCCGCCGGATGTCACGAGTGTCAAGGCGTCGAGCCTGTCCGGTGGCCAACGCCAACGGGTGGCCTTCGCCCGCGCCATCATCGATCCGCCCCGGGTTCTGCTGTGCGACGAGCCGACCTCCGCGCTCGACGCGTCGCTGGCGGCGTCGGTCCTCAACCTGCTGCAGGAGTTGCGGCGTGAGCTGGGCATGGCGGTCGTATTCGTCACCCACGACCTGGCAGCCGCACGGTTCATCGCCGATCGGATCGCGGTCATGTACTTGGGCCAGATCGTCGAACTGGCACCGACCGAGGATCTCATCGCCACTCCCGAACACCCCTACACCAAGGCGCTTCTGGCCGCGATTCCGAGCCCAGGCAAGGAGCCGGTTCGGCTGGCCGGCGAGCCGGCGAGCCCGCTGGCGGTCCCGTCGGGATGCGCCTTCCACCCCCGCTGCCGCGAGCGGGTGGCGCGCTGCTCGACCGAGGTGCCCGACCTGCTGTCCGCCGACGACACCAGCAGGCACCTCGCCGCCTGCCTGCTCACCACACCACAGGCTGATCAGCGCCTCGTCGGCTGA
- a CDS encoding GntR family transcriptional regulator, whose product MRPVEPTRPEVAYQRQRQSPDRLNNSPRRTYDLLRSTLVTSGGRPLLVEHELTDALSASRNTVRAVLQQLAREGLVTREPKNGTRAIGALVLPIDELTPVEARLLERRPLGCPPLVRDRLNLPVGWTVLLTEAVLLQDGLPLGISVNYVALGEEQSLDIDEPDVIHILEKKLGLRIGGSRTTIGAVAADEQTAELVGVEFGAPLVWLEDVIEDDSGQPRALSQLRLRGDRVAFSANAYRTA is encoded by the coding sequence TTGCGCCCCGTTGAGCCGACGCGGCCGGAAGTCGCCTATCAGCGACAGCGGCAGAGTCCCGACCGGCTCAACAACTCGCCGCGGCGCACCTACGATCTGCTGCGCTCCACGCTGGTCACCTCGGGCGGCAGGCCGCTGCTCGTCGAGCACGAGTTGACCGACGCGCTGTCGGCGAGCCGCAACACCGTTCGCGCGGTGCTGCAGCAACTCGCGCGTGAGGGACTGGTCACCCGCGAGCCCAAGAACGGCACCCGCGCCATCGGCGCGTTGGTCCTGCCCATCGACGAACTGACCCCCGTCGAGGCGCGCCTGCTCGAACGCCGGCCCCTGGGTTGCCCACCGCTGGTGCGTGACCGCCTGAACCTGCCGGTGGGGTGGACGGTGTTGCTGACCGAGGCGGTGCTCTTGCAAGACGGCCTGCCACTGGGCATCTCGGTCAACTACGTGGCCCTGGGCGAGGAACAGTCGCTCGACATCGACGAACCCGACGTCATCCACATCCTCGAGAAGAAGCTCGGATTGCGTATCGGCGGCAGCCGCACCACGATCGGTGCCGTCGCCGCCGACGAGCAGACGGCCGAACTGGTCGGCGTGGAGTTCGGCGCCCCGCTGGTCTGGCTCGAGGACGTCATCGAAGACGATTCCGGGCAGCCGCGTGCGCTATCGCAGCTACGGCTGCGCGGCGACCGAGTGGCCTTCTCCGCCAACGCCTACCGCACCGCTTGA